One region of Termitidicoccus mucosus genomic DNA includes:
- a CDS encoding LacI family DNA-binding transcriptional regulator produces MSQPIVTMQRVAVRAGVHQTTVSLALRNDPRLSAATRERIQAVARELGYRPNPLVSALIATRSRRNAAKQAVIAYVTADDDAHRERGVEPSYRDLFSGARARAEELGYGLEHFWLGDPKLTRARFNQITATRNIHGLILGPLFKQHPTLDVDWDRFSVVAYGYAIAEPHVHRVYPDFYHGMVEALRRCRAAGYKRVGTVLEEKTDLKADHLWLSAYLSEQHLMPGNARIAPLLLSTWDAGAFARWHRRYRPQVVIGLNRILMRINDWTRTAAGRDAENTRLVMLNITNTMISESVTGVWIDRQRVGAACVDQVVGMMHRNEKGVPAKALHLIVENGWVDGNHFLPEI; encoded by the coding sequence ATGTCCCAGCCCATTGTCACCATGCAACGCGTCGCCGTTCGTGCGGGTGTGCACCAGACCACGGTTTCGCTCGCTCTGCGCAATGATCCGCGCCTCTCCGCCGCCACGCGTGAGCGCATCCAGGCCGTCGCCCGCGAGCTCGGCTACCGTCCCAACCCGCTGGTTTCCGCGCTCATCGCAACCCGCAGCCGGCGCAATGCCGCAAAGCAGGCGGTCATCGCCTATGTGACGGCCGACGATGACGCGCATCGCGAGCGCGGCGTCGAGCCCAGTTACCGGGATCTTTTTAGCGGAGCGAGAGCGCGCGCGGAGGAACTCGGCTACGGGCTGGAGCATTTCTGGCTGGGTGATCCGAAGCTCACCCGCGCCCGTTTCAACCAGATCACCGCGACGCGCAATATACATGGATTGATTCTCGGGCCGCTTTTCAAGCAGCACCCCACGCTGGACGTGGATTGGGACCGCTTCTCCGTGGTGGCCTACGGCTATGCCATCGCGGAGCCGCATGTGCACCGGGTGTATCCCGATTTTTATCACGGCATGGTGGAGGCACTGCGTCGCTGCCGCGCCGCGGGCTACAAGCGCGTCGGCACGGTGCTGGAGGAAAAGACTGATTTGAAGGCCGACCATCTCTGGCTGTCGGCCTATCTTTCCGAGCAGCACCTCATGCCCGGCAATGCCCGCATCGCGCCGCTGCTCCTGTCCACATGGGATGCGGGCGCCTTCGCCCGCTGGCACCGCCGCTATCGTCCGCAGGTCGTCATCGGCTTGAACAGAATCCTGATGCGCATCAACGACTGGACGCGGACGGCGGCCGGCCGCGACGCGGAAAATACCCGGCTGGTGATGTTGAATATCACAAACACAATGATATCAGAAAGCGTGACGGGAGTGTGGATTGATCGCCAGCGCGTCGGCGCCGCCTGTGTGGACCAAGTCGTCGGCATGATGCATCGCAACGAAAAAGGCGTGCCTGCGAAGGCGCTGCACCTGATCGTGGAAAACGGTTGGGTGGACGGCAACCATTTCCTCCCGGAAATATAG
- a CDS encoding polysaccharide pyruvyl transferase family protein has translation MMTAPQFPSGDSRSNRPICILLRSGWQTTNIGDIAHTPGVLRVFEQYAPEAEFIIGPGVFDRGVEGMLRRRFPKVRFVRDAGSWRPSSPAPGDCTLAEAFEQADILLHGSGPGISTPEIEHWRTETGKPWAAFGVTVGSPVGSIAGGTDFPPKLVDLINSAARFFTRETHSLEAARQAGVTAPLAFSPDATFALDDLRDEAAADALLAKHKLEPGRFLCAIPRLRLTPYWRMFPVKRHSTPEEIAVRDKFNAAHAPADFGVLRDAIIHWVRTTGQRVLLCPEMTYETELFEPHILSQLPGDVRPQVTALDRYWITDEASSVYARASLVLSMECHSPILAIAVGRPAIYLHQPQDTWKVQMYPDLGLGGWVFPVESAGDGRLAARMTEIYKNHPSACELARTAHSRASALLSVAARQVVELAMRDSVQT, from the coding sequence ATGATGACAGCCCCGCAGTTCCCCTCCGGCGACTCCCGCTCGAATCGTCCAATATGCATTCTGCTACGCTCCGGCTGGCAGACCACGAACATCGGCGACATCGCCCATACGCCCGGCGTGCTGCGCGTCTTCGAGCAATACGCGCCCGAGGCCGAGTTCATCATCGGGCCGGGGGTTTTCGACCGCGGGGTCGAGGGCATGTTGCGCCGGCGGTTTCCCAAGGTGCGTTTCGTGCGGGACGCCGGCTCGTGGCGCCCGTCGTCGCCGGCGCCGGGCGACTGCACGCTGGCCGAGGCGTTTGAGCAAGCCGACATCCTGCTCCACGGTTCGGGCCCGGGAATCAGCACTCCCGAAATCGAGCACTGGCGGACGGAAACGGGCAAGCCTTGGGCCGCGTTTGGCGTCACAGTGGGAAGCCCGGTCGGTAGCATCGCCGGAGGGACGGATTTTCCGCCCAAGCTGGTGGACCTCATCAATTCCGCGGCGCGTTTTTTCACCCGCGAAACCCATTCGCTCGAGGCCGCGCGCCAGGCCGGCGTGACCGCGCCGCTCGCATTTTCGCCCGACGCGACCTTCGCGCTCGATGATTTGCGCGACGAGGCGGCGGCTGACGCCCTGCTCGCCAAACACAAGCTCGAGCCGGGGCGTTTCCTTTGCGCCATCCCCCGCCTGCGGCTGACGCCCTACTGGCGCATGTTTCCCGTCAAACGCCATTCCACACCGGAGGAGATTGCCGTGCGTGACAAATTCAATGCCGCGCACGCCCCCGCCGATTTCGGCGTGCTGCGCGATGCGATCATCCACTGGGTGCGCACCACGGGACAGCGCGTGCTGCTCTGTCCCGAGATGACCTACGAAACGGAACTCTTCGAGCCCCACATCCTCAGCCAGCTGCCCGGCGACGTCAGGCCGCAGGTGACCGCGCTCGACCGTTACTGGATCACCGACGAGGCGAGTTCGGTCTATGCGCGCGCCTCCTTGGTCCTGAGCATGGAATGCCACTCGCCCATCCTCGCCATCGCGGTCGGGCGCCCGGCGATCTATCTCCACCAGCCGCAGGATACCTGGAAGGTGCAAATGTATCCCGACCTCGGCCTGGGCGGGTGGGTGTTCCCGGTCGAAAGTGCAGGCGACGGCCGGCTCGCCGCGCGCATGACCGAGATCTACAAAAACCACCCGTCGGCATGCGAATTGGCCCGAACCGCCCACTCCCGTGCTTCGGCCCTGCTCTCGGTCGCCGCGCGGCAAGTGGTGGAGCTTGCCATGCGGGACAGTGTGCAGACTTGA
- a CDS encoding FecR family protein gives MAIYPRQDKSQFAKILELYQIIGRFTQNIPSTPSREHCMISENAGYDKPAFECLATRYLSGESTSAEREQLVALLNNPEWKELFDNMQLAWELPVPHFDSHAASKRLAQRIKERAVDNSDHPKQARPPANTGKREQKLRANPLFRTASLLAATLFLIAGVCLTAMFRASRSASHFAVASSSSFATKDENLMESATNARERTMLMLPDGTRVTLNSGGSLSYPAAFSPGTRIVHLKGEAFFDVAHDPDAPFVVETATMRITVLGTQFNVRDFADNNEPEVSLLKGKVQITELNPAGKSAPVTLLPGQQYTLTAAARNERVRTIQPETIAQWRHDTSLVFDREPLVSVIRKLEARFGITIELAQAGLGQETITGRFDRESLEQILNMLKQTGEIDYQVIEDGHHPGKVIISPAKNR, from the coding sequence TTGGCGATATATCCGAGGCAAGATAAATCACAATTTGCTAAAATTTTAGAATTGTATCAAATCATTGGCAGATTCACACAAAATATCCCGTCTACTCCATCAAGAGAGCATTGCATGATCTCCGAAAACGCAGGTTACGACAAACCGGCATTTGAATGCCTGGCCACACGCTATTTAAGCGGCGAATCCACCAGCGCCGAACGCGAACAGCTTGTCGCGCTACTCAACAATCCGGAATGGAAGGAGTTGTTCGACAACATGCAGCTCGCATGGGAACTCCCCGTCCCTCATTTCGATTCCCATGCCGCCTCGAAACGGCTGGCCCAACGAATCAAAGAAAGAGCGGTCGATAACAGCGACCATCCGAAACAGGCCAGGCCGCCGGCCAACACGGGCAAACGCGAACAAAAGCTCCGGGCAAACCCCCTTTTCCGCACCGCGTCTCTTTTGGCCGCGACGCTTTTTCTCATCGCCGGCGTGTGCCTGACCGCAATGTTCCGCGCCTCGCGTTCCGCCTCTCACTTTGCCGTCGCATCCTCTTCCTCATTTGCAACAAAAGACGAAAACCTGATGGAAAGCGCAACCAATGCAAGGGAGCGGACCATGCTGATGCTTCCGGACGGCACCAGGGTGACCCTCAATTCCGGCGGTTCACTTTCCTATCCCGCCGCATTTAGCCCCGGAACGCGCATCGTGCACCTGAAAGGGGAGGCGTTTTTCGATGTGGCCCACGATCCCGACGCGCCATTTGTAGTGGAAACGGCAACCATGCGCATAACCGTGCTGGGCACGCAATTCAACGTCCGCGACTTCGCGGACAACAACGAGCCCGAGGTTTCGCTGCTCAAGGGCAAAGTCCAAATCACCGAGTTGAATCCCGCGGGAAAATCCGCCCCCGTCACCCTCCTGCCCGGGCAGCAATACACACTCACAGCCGCTGCGCGCAACGAACGCGTGCGGACAATACAACCGGAAACAATCGCACAATGGAGGCATGATACATCGCTGGTCTTCGACCGAGAACCATTGGTTTCTGTAATCCGCAAACTCGAAGCCCGCTTCGGCATCACGATCGAGCTGGCCCAGGCAGGCCTGGGGCAGGAAACCATCACCGGCCGGTTTGACCGGGAATCCCTGGAGCAAATCCTCAACATGCTCAAACAAACAGGAGAAATCGATTATCAAGTTATCGAGGACGGCCATCATCCAGGGAAAGTGATTATTTCCCCGGCGAAGAACAGATAG
- a CDS encoding sigma-70 family RNA polymerase sigma factor, with protein sequence MTPTRTDEDELLMVRIRADDEEALHCLLRKYYNVLCRYSYSLLQRRPLAEEAVSDVFLKLWDMRHSMTITSSVFHYLYRAVGNRSHDVREKNSGNLSLVPLDDAHPESLADESNANDPLLYAELQVAVEALLSRMPEKRQAIFRMNRLEGKRYKQIAAELNLSTHTVQRHMVLAMKQLSLELPKIKAMLGDISEAR encoded by the coding sequence ATGACTCCGACTCGCACCGATGAAGATGAGTTGCTCATGGTCCGCATCCGGGCCGACGACGAGGAGGCGCTCCATTGCCTCCTTCGCAAGTATTATAATGTGCTGTGCAGATATTCATATTCTCTGCTCCAACGCCGCCCTTTGGCGGAAGAGGCAGTCTCCGATGTGTTTTTGAAACTGTGGGACATGCGCCATTCCATGACCATAACCTCCTCCGTTTTCCACTATCTGTATCGCGCAGTCGGCAACCGGTCCCATGATGTGCGCGAAAAAAATTCCGGGAATCTCTCGCTGGTGCCCTTGGACGACGCCCACCCGGAATCGCTCGCCGATGAAAGCAATGCCAACGATCCGCTGCTCTATGCGGAGCTTCAGGTCGCCGTGGAGGCGCTGCTGAGCCGGATGCCGGAGAAACGGCAGGCCATATTCCGCATGAACCGGCTGGAGGGCAAGCGCTACAAGCAAATCGCGGCCGAGCTTAACCTTTCAACGCACACCGTGCAGCGCCACATGGTCCTCGCCATGAAGCAGCTCTCCCTGGAATTGCCCAAAATCAAGGCCATGCTTGGCGATATATCCGAGGCAAGATAA
- a CDS encoding ShlB/FhaC/HecB family hemolysin secretion/activation protein, whose amino-acid sequence MYLGIMSQARAAEGGHAGGAPDAPQYVDIFEYEVRGVHQLAAGEVEAALYPYLGEARTPGDVEGARLALEKLYQEKGYQTVAVRVPQQEVRNRTVVIEVTEGRVGRLRVKGSRYFDLERIKEQAPSIAEGEVPDFAAVTRNIVALNQHPDRRVTPSLRAGVVPGTVDIDLTVEDNLPLHGSLELNNRHSANTKPLRLNGSVSYGNLWQKEHTLGLSFQLAPQRLDDAEVYSAYYLAPIPDTPVKLLVQGVKQDSDVSSLGTFAVTGRGEIAGVQAIIALPGTERFVHSLTAGADYKHFDELLRVTGLEGGTQTPITYYPMAVNYALTLIEPKGLTQINAGLNFHLRGLGGSPREFDDKRYGSGGSYLYFRGDVSHTRELAGGWQVFGKVQGQLSSRPLISSEQFGAGGLGSVRGYLESEVMGDNAIAASLEVRTPALTLGGMLDEWRWYVFGEWAGAVLRDALPDQDWRFEIASLGAGTNFRLWKHYHGALDLGAPLLPINQTDRWDLRLTFRLWADF is encoded by the coding sequence ATGTATTTGGGCATCATGTCGCAGGCGCGGGCGGCGGAGGGTGGGCATGCCGGCGGGGCGCCGGATGCCCCGCAGTACGTGGACATATTTGAATACGAAGTGCGCGGGGTGCATCAACTGGCGGCAGGAGAGGTGGAGGCGGCGTTGTATCCGTATCTGGGGGAGGCGCGCACACCCGGGGACGTGGAGGGGGCGCGTCTGGCGCTGGAGAAACTCTACCAGGAGAAGGGCTACCAGACGGTGGCGGTGCGGGTGCCGCAGCAGGAGGTGAGAAACCGCACGGTGGTCATCGAGGTGACGGAGGGCAGGGTGGGGCGGTTGCGGGTGAAGGGTTCGCGGTATTTTGACCTAGAGCGGATCAAGGAGCAGGCACCCTCGATCGCGGAGGGCGAAGTGCCGGATTTCGCGGCGGTGACGAGAAACATCGTCGCGCTCAACCAGCATCCGGACCGGCGGGTGACGCCCTCGCTGAGGGCGGGGGTGGTGCCGGGGACGGTGGACATCGATTTGACGGTGGAGGACAACCTGCCGCTGCACGGCAGTCTGGAATTGAACAACCGCCACAGCGCCAACACCAAGCCGCTGCGGCTCAACGGCTCGGTCAGCTACGGGAATCTCTGGCAGAAGGAGCACACGCTGGGACTGAGCTTCCAGCTTGCACCTCAGCGGCTCGACGACGCGGAAGTGTACTCGGCCTATTACTTGGCGCCGATTCCGGACACGCCGGTCAAGCTGCTTGTCCAGGGCGTCAAGCAGGACAGCGACGTGTCGAGCCTGGGAACCTTTGCGGTGACCGGGCGCGGGGAGATAGCCGGGGTGCAGGCGATCATCGCATTGCCCGGGACGGAGCGGTTCGTGCACAGCCTGACGGCGGGAGCGGACTACAAGCACTTTGACGAACTGCTGAGGGTCACGGGGTTGGAAGGCGGGACGCAGACCCCGATCACGTATTACCCGATGGCGGTCAACTACGCGCTGACGCTCATCGAGCCCAAGGGGCTCACGCAGATCAACGCGGGGCTGAACTTCCACCTGCGCGGGCTGGGCGGTTCCCCGCGGGAATTTGACGACAAGCGCTACGGCTCGGGCGGGAGTTATCTCTATTTTCGCGGAGACGTCTCGCACACCCGGGAGCTGGCCGGAGGCTGGCAGGTTTTTGGGAAGGTGCAGGGGCAGCTTTCGAGCCGGCCGCTGATCTCCTCGGAGCAGTTTGGCGCGGGCGGGTTGGGGTCGGTGCGCGGCTATCTGGAAAGCGAGGTGATGGGCGACAACGCGATTGCGGCGTCACTGGAAGTGCGCACCCCGGCGCTGACCTTGGGCGGGATGCTCGACGAATGGCGGTGGTATGTCTTTGGCGAGTGGGCCGGGGCGGTGCTGCGCGACGCGCTGCCCGATCAGGACTGGCGCTTCGAAATCGCGAGCCTGGGGGCGGGCACGAACTTCAGATTGTGGAAACACTATCACGGCGCGCTCGACTTGGGTGCGCCGCTGCTGCCGATCAACCAGACCGACCGTTGGGATCTGCGGCTGACCTTCCGCCTCTGGGCCGACTTCTGA
- a CDS encoding DUF2341 domain-containing protein, with protein sequence MTRKKHPHHAMPGLFVLLALLVFPATAHAWWNEAWTLRKAITLDTPGASDGAPVLVRLHVGNFQFDRARGDGGDIRFIAADDKTALPHHIAQYDPLLGEAFVWVKVPEIKAGATLWLYYGNPAAPAVEDAPGTYDADTTLVWHFGERGQPARDFSGNSNHAAGPGIPAEGTLIGTGLRFDGRTTVHAPASPTLAWPANAALSWSAWIKPATLTGRALILSRRGGQNALLIGAEQGVPFVEVTAAGATRRAVSAAPFGANTWHHLAFVAEGARATLYLDGQPAAMLDAGIPALDTPIFLGGDRAAAAAPVTDGFIGEVVEVQLARAARSAAQLAFLAASQGGESGARTVLFGEEEQSGATTGGHAGYLTVIVQNLTVDGWIVIAVLAGMSVLSLAVMAGKNSYLSAVRKGNERFLKLFNERVASDMTVLDQAGPTLAVTEAEQRLITRSPLYRLYHIGAEEIRKRLSETKKREDKTLSAHAIKAITASMDGGRVREQQRLNKQMVLLTIAISGGPFLGLLGTVIGVMITFAAVALAGDVNVNAIAPGIAAALLATVAGLAVAIPALFGYNYLLTRVKDVTADMQVFVDEFITKAAEFYPKRASEKARLSDTDS encoded by the coding sequence ATGACACGAAAAAAGCACCCTCACCACGCAATGCCGGGCCTGTTCGTTTTGCTCGCCCTGCTCGTTTTTCCGGCCACCGCGCACGCGTGGTGGAATGAAGCCTGGACGCTGCGCAAAGCGATCACCCTGGACACACCCGGCGCGTCGGACGGCGCGCCGGTGCTGGTGCGGCTGCACGTCGGCAACTTCCAGTTCGACCGCGCCCGGGGCGACGGCGGGGACATCCGCTTCATCGCGGCCGACGACAAGACCGCGCTGCCGCACCACATCGCGCAATACGACCCGCTGCTGGGCGAGGCCTTCGTGTGGGTAAAGGTGCCCGAGATCAAGGCCGGCGCCACCTTGTGGCTATATTACGGCAACCCCGCGGCACCCGCGGTGGAAGACGCGCCGGGCACCTACGATGCGGACACCACCCTGGTGTGGCATTTTGGGGAACGCGGGCAGCCGGCGAGGGATTTTTCGGGAAACAGCAACCATGCGGCCGGTCCGGGGATTCCCGCCGAGGGCACCTTGATCGGCACGGGCCTGCGCTTCGACGGCAGGACGACGGTCCACGCGCCGGCCAGCCCCACGCTGGCTTGGCCGGCGAACGCCGCCCTGAGCTGGTCGGCCTGGATCAAACCCGCGACGCTCACCGGCCGCGCCCTCATCCTGAGCCGCCGCGGCGGGCAAAACGCGCTGCTCATCGGCGCCGAGCAAGGCGTGCCCTTTGTCGAGGTCACCGCCGCGGGCGCCACCCGCCGCGCCGTTTCGGCCGCGCCGTTCGGAGCCAACACCTGGCACCATCTCGCGTTTGTGGCCGAGGGAGCCCGGGCCACGCTCTACCTCGACGGGCAGCCCGCCGCGATGCTCGATGCGGGTATCCCGGCATTGGATACACCGATTTTTCTCGGCGGGGACCGCGCCGCCGCCGCCGCGCCCGTCACCGACGGCTTCATCGGCGAAGTGGTCGAAGTGCAACTGGCCCGCGCGGCCCGCAGCGCCGCGCAGCTTGCCTTTCTGGCGGCCTCGCAGGGCGGGGAGTCCGGAGCGCGCACCGTGCTCTTCGGCGAGGAGGAGCAGTCCGGCGCCACCACCGGCGGGCACGCCGGCTACCTCACCGTGATCGTCCAGAACCTCACGGTGGACGGCTGGATCGTGATCGCCGTGCTCGCGGGGATGAGCGTGCTCAGCCTCGCGGTGATGGCGGGCAAGAACAGTTACCTGTCCGCGGTGCGCAAGGGCAACGAGCGCTTCTTGAAGCTGTTCAACGAGCGGGTGGCCTCGGACATGACCGTGCTGGACCAGGCCGGCCCCACGCTGGCCGTGACGGAGGCGGAGCAGCGGCTGATCACCCGCTCCCCGCTGTATCGGCTCTACCACATCGGGGCCGAGGAGATCAGGAAACGCCTTTCGGAAACGAAAAAAAGGGAGGACAAAACCCTCTCGGCGCACGCGATCAAGGCGATCACGGCGAGCATGGACGGGGGCCGTGTGCGCGAACAGCAACGCCTGAACAAACAAATGGTGCTCCTGACCATCGCCATTTCCGGCGGACCGTTCCTCGGGCTGCTGGGCACGGTGATCGGGGTGATGATCACCTTCGCGGCGGTGGCGCTGGCCGGGGACGTCAACGTCAACGCCATCGCGCCGGGCATCGCGGCCGCGCTGCTTGCGACGGTGGCGGGGCTGGCGGTGGCGATCCCCGCGCTGTTCGGCTACAACTACCTGCTGACACGGGTCAAGGACGTGACCGCGGACATGCAGGTCTTCGTGGACGAATTCATCACCAAGGCGGCGGAGTTTTACCCGAAGCGTGCTTCGGAGAAGGCGCGCCTGAGCGACACCGACTCCTGA
- a CDS encoding ExbD/TolR family protein — protein MTVQDESKPYDDINITPMLDLAYVLLVIFILMCTASVAGTKVNLPRSSNTPVSLAKPKTKAITVNNEGRVFLDTVPVTLTELEQRLNSQKSLTPDFPVVVRGDSLTHYQGVMDVLDVLGRVGVSQVGLATKGK, from the coding sequence ATGACCGTCCAAGACGAAAGCAAGCCCTACGACGACATCAACATCACGCCGATGCTGGACCTGGCGTATGTGCTGCTGGTGATTTTTATCCTCATGTGCACGGCCTCGGTGGCGGGCACGAAGGTGAACCTGCCGCGTTCGAGCAACACGCCGGTGAGCCTGGCCAAGCCGAAGACCAAGGCGATCACGGTGAACAACGAGGGGCGGGTGTTTCTGGACACCGTCCCGGTGACGCTGACGGAATTGGAGCAGCGGCTCAACTCGCAGAAATCGCTCACGCCGGATTTTCCGGTGGTGGTGCGCGGGGACAGCCTGACGCACTACCAGGGCGTGATGGACGTGCTCGACGTGCTGGGCCGGGTGGGCGTCAGCCAGGTCGGCCTGGCGACCAAAGGAAAGTAA
- a CDS encoding TonB C-terminal domain-containing protein has protein sequence MATDSLNDESGFFRRYGPALAVCALLGGGLAWWLAATASGPKPVAHKPQEFSMVRVALPPPPPPPRLQEEPRPRPEDSSQQMIEQEPVSSDEPPEKPAEVPEPAGEQAAPMGTNIQGESPSDGFGLVGRGGGGIIGGTGAGAGRGSGAGASRWGWYAAQVQNTIASALGRHPKTRVAELRVSVRIWPDEAGRIEQVQMVGTTGQPELDTAIEHEVLAGLTLREPPPPDMPRPIVLRISAKRP, from the coding sequence ATGGCCACCGATTCACTCAACGACGAGTCCGGTTTTTTCCGGCGCTACGGTCCGGCCTTGGCGGTCTGCGCGCTGTTGGGCGGAGGTCTGGCCTGGTGGCTGGCTGCGACCGCCTCCGGTCCGAAGCCGGTGGCGCACAAGCCGCAGGAGTTTTCCATGGTGCGGGTGGCGCTCCCGCCGCCGCCACCGCCGCCCAGACTCCAGGAAGAGCCGCGTCCGCGCCCCGAGGACAGCAGCCAGCAGATGATCGAGCAAGAGCCGGTTTCCTCCGACGAGCCGCCGGAAAAACCCGCCGAGGTGCCTGAGCCCGCGGGCGAGCAGGCCGCGCCCATGGGCACGAACATCCAGGGCGAGAGCCCGTCCGACGGCTTCGGGTTGGTGGGCCGCGGCGGCGGCGGGATCATCGGGGGGACCGGCGCGGGCGCGGGCCGGGGGTCGGGGGCCGGCGCCAGCCGCTGGGGCTGGTATGCCGCCCAGGTGCAAAACACGATCGCCTCGGCGCTGGGCCGCCATCCGAAGACCCGTGTGGCCGAACTGCGTGTGTCGGTGCGCATCTGGCCCGATGAAGCGGGCCGCATCGAGCAGGTGCAAATGGTGGGCACGACCGGGCAGCCCGAACTCGACACCGCCATCGAGCACGAGGTGCTCGCCGGGCTGACGCTGCGCGAACCGCCGCCGCCGGACATGCCGCGCCCCATCGTCCTGCGCATCTCCGCCAAACGTCCCTGA
- a CDS encoding putative porin, which translates to MNIRTLALLSAISLFRLAAPAAETAPPSESVALNLVRLLVQEGVISQEKADGLIQKAEAGARQAASAAPVSVPAADGTVRVTYVPETVRQQLREDIRQDVMRQAREENWADPREVPAWVKKLRLTGDIRFRYDGSFFPAGNDTTGYPNFNSINRGSPYNASPTNTVLPPLNNVDQDRERLRLRARLALDADLGEGFSAGLRLATGSDSSPVSTNQSLGSDGFGAKYALWLDRAFVKYDVPGLKEGKLAVTAGRFENPFFATDLIWDDDLGFDGIVIQGSRRLGRFNTFATLGLFPVYNTDFNFSSRQPEKFKSDDKWLYGAQVGVEIGLAQNLDLKLGAAWYDYTNIAGKRSRPLYNPNDDGDSDTRRPSFAQKGNTYMELRDNAYFTDPASPWYGQNQQYYGLATPFSELAITARVDYRRFDPLHLRLELELVKNLDYDEARINAVVPQNNLATGGYGRVDGGDLGWLARLSFGHPVLEQRWDWNAFIGYKYLETDAVLDAFTDSDFGLGGTNLEGFMLGASLGLSKSVTARLRWLSADHVSGSPYAADVLQVDLNAKF; encoded by the coding sequence ATGAACATCCGCACGCTGGCTCTTCTTTCCGCCATCAGTCTTTTCCGCCTTGCGGCCCCGGCCGCCGAAACCGCCCCGCCCTCCGAGAGCGTGGCCCTCAACCTGGTCCGCCTTCTGGTCCAGGAAGGCGTCATCTCCCAGGAGAAGGCCGACGGCCTCATCCAAAAAGCCGAGGCCGGGGCCCGCCAGGCCGCGTCTGCGGCGCCGGTTTCGGTCCCCGCCGCCGACGGCACGGTGCGCGTCACCTACGTGCCCGAGACGGTCCGGCAGCAGTTGCGCGAGGACATCCGGCAGGACGTCATGCGCCAGGCCCGCGAGGAGAACTGGGCCGACCCGCGCGAGGTGCCCGCCTGGGTCAAGAAGCTCCGCCTCACCGGCGACATCCGCTTCCGCTACGACGGATCGTTTTTCCCCGCGGGCAACGATACGACCGGTTATCCGAACTTCAACTCCATCAACCGGGGCTCGCCCTACAATGCCTCGCCGACCAACACCGTCCTGCCGCCGCTGAACAACGTCGACCAGGATCGCGAGCGGCTCCGGCTCCGCGCCCGGCTCGCGCTCGACGCCGATCTGGGCGAAGGGTTTTCGGCCGGGCTGCGCCTCGCGACCGGCAGCGACAGTTCGCCCGTGTCGACCAACCAGAGTCTGGGCTCCGACGGCTTTGGGGCCAAATACGCCCTCTGGCTGGACCGCGCCTTTGTCAAATACGACGTGCCCGGCCTCAAGGAGGGCAAACTCGCCGTGACCGCCGGCCGGTTTGAAAACCCGTTTTTCGCGACCGACCTGATCTGGGACGACGACCTCGGTTTCGACGGGATCGTCATCCAGGGCAGCCGCCGCCTGGGGCGCTTCAATACCTTCGCCACGCTCGGCCTGTTTCCGGTTTACAACACCGACTTCAACTTCTCCAGCCGGCAGCCGGAAAAGTTTAAAAGCGACGACAAGTGGCTCTACGGCGCCCAGGTCGGCGTGGAGATCGGGCTGGCCCAAAATCTCGACCTGAAACTCGGCGCCGCCTGGTATGACTATACCAACATCGCCGGGAAACGCTCCCGCCCGCTCTATAATCCGAATGACGACGGCGATTCCGACACCCGGCGCCCCTCCTTTGCCCAGAAGGGCAACACCTACATGGAGCTGCGCGACAACGCCTATTTCACGGACCCGGCCTCGCCGTGGTATGGCCAGAACCAGCAGTATTACGGCCTGGCCACGCCCTTCAGCGAACTGGCGATCACCGCCCGGGTGGACTACCGCCGCTTCGATCCGCTGCACCTGCGGCTGGAGCTGGAGCTGGTCAAAAACCTCGATTACGACGAGGCGCGCATCAACGCGGTGGTCCCGCAGAACAACCTGGCGACCGGCGGTTACGGACGGGTGGACGGCGGGGATCTCGGCTGGCTGGCGCGGCTGAGCTTCGGCCATCCCGTGCTGGAGCAGCGCTGGGACTGGAACGCCTTCATCGGCTACAAATACCTCGAAACCGACGCGGTGCTGGACGCGTTCACCGACTCCGACTTTGGCCTGGGCGGGACTAATCTCGAGGGCTTCATGCTCGGGGCCAGCCTCGGCCTGTCGAAAAGCGTCACGGCGCGCCTGCGCTGGCTGAGCGCGGACCATGTTTCCGGCTCCCCCTATGCGGCCGACGTGCTGCAGGTCGACCTCAACGCGAAGTTCTGA